The following proteins come from a genomic window of Sinorhizobium fredii NGR234:
- a CDS encoding glycosyltransferase family 2 protein, with translation MAISVIIKTLNEEKRIAATIESALAALRGIGGEVIVADSGSSDATVEIAAQYPVVIAQIAPPARPSCGIGPQLGFQYSRHEHVCLIDGDMLLDAGFLDEAVRFLADNPGIAGVTGHVEEMHVANLEFARRVNRNAPENRIGPIDRMNGGGLYRRSAIEDVGYLSDRNLHGYEEFDLGIRLRSAGWGLHRLDRRFVQHFGHTVNSYRLLVRRWKSKYLYGIGELLRASLGKPYFLQLLRELPELRLWGLVHLWWLVCLCLIVFLPDKLVAIGAVLAMVAAVVALASIKKRSLGMGIYTVVAWFFHAAALPVGMLGSRRQPGEPIESRILGNPA, from the coding sequence TTGGCGATATCCGTTATTATCAAGACCTTGAATGAAGAGAAGCGTATTGCCGCGACAATCGAAAGCGCCTTGGCGGCGCTTCGGGGCATCGGCGGCGAAGTCATTGTCGCCGACAGCGGATCGTCGGACGCCACGGTCGAGATCGCCGCTCAATATCCGGTCGTCATAGCGCAGATCGCGCCGCCGGCGCGGCCGAGCTGTGGGATCGGGCCGCAACTCGGCTTTCAATATTCGCGTCACGAGCATGTCTGCCTCATTGATGGCGACATGCTGCTGGATGCCGGCTTTCTCGACGAAGCCGTCCGCTTTCTCGCCGACAATCCGGGCATCGCCGGCGTGACCGGTCACGTCGAGGAGATGCATGTCGCCAATCTGGAATTTGCGCGACGCGTCAACCGCAATGCTCCGGAAAACCGTATCGGGCCGATCGACCGCATGAATGGTGGCGGCCTCTACAGGCGCAGCGCCATCGAGGATGTCGGCTACCTCTCGGATCGCAATTTGCACGGCTATGAGGAGTTCGATCTCGGCATCCGGCTGAGAAGCGCCGGCTGGGGTCTTCACCGCCTCGATCGGCGGTTCGTCCAGCACTTCGGCCACACGGTCAATTCCTACCGGCTGCTCGTCCGTCGCTGGAAGAGCAAATATCTCTATGGCATCGGCGAGCTCCTGCGCGCTTCGCTCGGCAAGCCCTATTTCCTCCAGCTCCTGCGCGAACTGCCGGAACTCAGGCTCTGGGGGCTCGTGCATCTCTGGTGGCTGGTCTGCCTGTGCCTGATCGTCTTCCTGCCTGACAAGCTTGTCGCGATCGGCGCCGTCCTGGCCATGGTCGCAGCTGTCGTTGCGCTGGCGAGCATCAAGAAGCGCAGCCTCGGCATGGGGATCTACACGGTCGTCGCCTGGTTCTTCCATGCGGCGGCGCTGCCCGTCGGAATGCTCGGAAGCCGCAGGCAGCCCGGCGAACCGATCGAGAGCCGTATCCTCGGAAATCCGGCGTGA
- a CDS encoding VanZ family protein, with the protein MDLRRAAKALAWLLLALIAYSTLSPIGMRPHVGTWVHVERFGAYGLMGLLFATAFPRRITLVLAMVLGAAVGLELLQMLSADRHARLEDLAVKMAGATCGVGAVWFSGRWWRLRGRQSKPKFKPSRVESSA; encoded by the coding sequence ATGGATTTGCGGCGCGCGGCCAAGGCGCTCGCATGGCTCCTGTTGGCGCTGATCGCCTACTCGACGCTGTCGCCGATCGGCATGCGTCCGCATGTCGGCACGTGGGTTCACGTCGAGCGGTTTGGCGCATACGGGCTTATGGGCTTGCTCTTCGCGACGGCCTTTCCGCGGCGCATAACGCTTGTTCTCGCCATGGTGCTGGGAGCGGCGGTCGGGCTCGAATTGCTGCAGATGCTGTCGGCGGATCGCCACGCGCGCCTGGAGGACCTTGCCGTCAAAATGGCCGGGGCGACATGCGGGGTCGGTGCCGTCTGGTTTAGCGGCCGCTGGTGGCGTTTGCGGGGCCGGCAAAGTAAACCAAAATTCAAGCCATCGCGGGTAGAAAGTTCAGCTTAG
- a CDS encoding glycosyltransferase family 4 protein: MSSQTAVSRDGPQQPRGSVASVRNARGGVERFPEKLLPVHVQDGATAALLEGSSFGLGGVALSAEERDGFHPSLAARPRVMMLGLRGIPDVQGGVEKHVEMLSARLVALGWSVDVIGRRRYLAKSSSYSWGEVRVFPLWAPRLMALEAIAHTFVGVCFAALRRPDVLHIHAIGPALLVPLARLLGMRVVVTHHGYDYDRQKWGTFAKRMLKLGERLGMRLAHGRIAISKDIVETMDERYTVPVSLIPNGVAIMPWRAGTGILDEFGLTSRGYILLAARLVPEKRQTDLIRAFASLGDTGVKLVLAGSAEFETPFANEVRAMAEAVPGVVLTGFQSGDRLAELFANAALFVLPSSHEGMPIALLEAMAHGLPVLASDIVANRELGLPADDYFPLGDIDALADAIARKIENPPSDDEVRSQIAHVESTHSWAGVAQRTLAVYRALAR; this comes from the coding sequence ATGAGCAGTCAGACCGCAGTCTCGCGAGACGGTCCGCAGCAGCCGAGAGGTTCGGTGGCGTCGGTGCGCAACGCTCGTGGCGGCGTCGAGCGGTTTCCCGAAAAGCTGCTCCCGGTCCATGTGCAGGACGGTGCGACCGCCGCGCTGCTCGAAGGGTCTTCCTTCGGCCTCGGCGGCGTGGCATTGTCGGCGGAGGAACGCGACGGGTTTCACCCGTCCCTTGCTGCGCGTCCGCGTGTGATGATGCTGGGACTGCGCGGCATACCGGACGTGCAGGGCGGCGTGGAGAAACATGTCGAGATGCTCTCCGCCAGACTGGTCGCCCTCGGCTGGAGCGTCGATGTCATCGGGCGACGGCGCTATCTCGCAAAATCCTCCTCCTACTCCTGGGGCGAGGTTCGCGTCTTCCCGCTCTGGGCGCCGCGATTGATGGCGCTCGAAGCCATTGCCCACACCTTCGTCGGCGTCTGTTTCGCCGCGCTGCGCCGGCCGGACGTCCTGCATATTCATGCTATCGGCCCCGCCTTGCTGGTTCCCCTGGCGCGGCTCCTGGGCATGAGGGTGGTGGTCACGCATCACGGCTATGATTACGACCGGCAGAAGTGGGGCACCTTCGCCAAGCGCATGCTGAAACTCGGAGAGCGCCTGGGCATGCGGCTTGCGCATGGGCGCATCGCCATTTCGAAGGACATCGTGGAGACGATGGATGAGCGTTACACCGTGCCGGTGTCCCTCATCCCGAACGGCGTTGCCATTATGCCGTGGCGCGCCGGAACCGGCATACTCGACGAGTTCGGCCTGACGAGCCGCGGCTATATTCTGCTTGCTGCGCGACTCGTTCCCGAGAAGCGCCAGACCGATCTCATCCGGGCTTTCGCGAGCCTCGGCGATACCGGCGTCAAACTCGTCCTGGCGGGGAGCGCCGAGTTCGAAACGCCCTTTGCGAATGAGGTGAGGGCGATGGCCGAAGCCGTGCCCGGCGTCGTTCTGACGGGCTTTCAGTCGGGCGACAGGCTGGCGGAACTCTTTGCCAATGCGGCGCTCTTCGTCCTGCCCTCCAGTCATGAAGGGATGCCGATCGCCCTCCTGGAGGCCATGGCCCACGGCTTGCCGGTCCTCGCCAGCGACATCGTTGCCAATCGCGAGCTCGGCTTGCCCGCCGATGACTATTTCCCGCTCGGCGATATCGACGCCCTTGCCGACGCGATTGCCAGGAAGATCGAAAATCCCCCGAGTGACGACGAGGTCCGTTCGCAGATCGCTCATGTGGAATCGACCCACAGCTGGGCGGGCGTCGCACAGAGAACCCTTGCGGTCTATCGAGCGCTCGCCAGATGA
- a CDS encoding glycosyltransferase family 4 protein, with protein MPVLEKAGKRLLAINNYFYRRGGAEVVFFDHMSMFAEIGWDVVPFAMRHDSNEPTPWSDYFVSEIEYGRQTGLFRKAVQAASVIYSLEAQRNVGRLIEHRRPAIAHAHNVYHHLSPAIFSTLKSAGIPVVMTVHDLKLACPSYKMLRDGKVCEDCRGGKIYNVLRHRCVKDSVPLSAVVLAETMLHRLLGLYRDKVDRLVVPSRFYLEKLAEWGWPREKMVHVPNFVDVSTFRTDWQEGDYFVFAGRLAPEKGLATLIRAIALSGERLIVAGTGPEEASLRRLAGELGADVTFAGYLSGDKLHRVIGESRALVLPSEWYENAPISLLETYALQRPVIGAAIGGIPEMVREGETGLLASSGKPEDLARALRAMAALSPAARRRMGAEGRSWISSEFSAAAYRARTLDLYASLGVA; from the coding sequence ATGCCGGTGCTCGAGAAAGCCGGGAAGCGCCTGCTGGCGATCAACAACTACTTCTATCGCCGCGGCGGAGCGGAGGTGGTCTTCTTCGACCACATGAGCATGTTCGCCGAAATCGGCTGGGACGTGGTGCCCTTCGCCATGCGGCACGACAGCAATGAACCTACGCCTTGGTCCGACTATTTCGTCTCCGAGATCGAATATGGCCGGCAGACGGGCCTGTTTCGCAAGGCGGTGCAGGCGGCAAGCGTCATCTATTCGCTCGAGGCCCAACGCAACGTCGGTCGGCTGATCGAGCACAGGCGCCCGGCGATCGCGCATGCCCACAACGTCTACCACCATCTGTCGCCGGCGATTTTCTCCACCCTGAAATCCGCCGGCATTCCGGTGGTCATGACGGTTCATGATCTCAAGCTCGCCTGCCCGTCCTACAAGATGCTGCGCGACGGCAAGGTCTGCGAAGACTGTCGCGGCGGGAAGATCTACAACGTGCTTCGCCATCGCTGCGTCAAGGACTCCGTGCCCCTGAGCGCCGTGGTGCTTGCCGAAACCATGCTGCATCGGCTGCTCGGCCTCTACCGCGACAAGGTGGATCGGCTCGTCGTGCCGAGCCGCTTCTACCTGGAAAAGCTCGCCGAATGGGGTTGGCCGCGCGAGAAGATGGTCCACGTGCCTAATTTCGTCGATGTCTCCACCTTTCGCACCGATTGGCAGGAGGGCGACTATTTTGTCTTCGCCGGCCGCCTGGCGCCCGAAAAAGGCCTGGCGACCCTGATCAGAGCGATCGCCCTTTCGGGAGAGCGGCTGATTGTTGCCGGGACCGGCCCCGAAGAGGCGAGCCTTCGTCGATTGGCGGGCGAACTCGGCGCAGACGTGACTTTTGCCGGTTATCTTTCCGGGGACAAGCTGCATCGCGTCATCGGCGAATCCCGCGCCCTCGTGCTTCCTTCGGAATGGTACGAGAATGCGCCGATCAGCCTTCTCGAGACCTATGCGCTGCAGCGGCCGGTCATCGGCGCGGCGATCGGTGGCATTCCGGAAATGGTGAGGGAAGGTGAAACCGGGTTGCTGGCGTCCTCCGGGAAGCCGGAAGATCTGGCAAGGGCGCTGCGCGCAATGGCGGCGCTTTCGCCGGCAGCGCGCCGCCGCATGGGGGCCGAGGGGCGTTCGTGGATCTCCAGCGAATTTTCCGCCGCGGCCTATCGGGCGAGGACCCTCGACCTCTACGCGTCGCTCGGCGTCGCCTGA
- a CDS encoding polysaccharide deacetylase family protein, producing MRDVEVKIGAFVDRLANRAIWRLARARRSLKTELPLVSFTFDDVPDSALHEGAATLERYDVRGTFYIAGGLAGQVEKDRTLITPEGCAELLARGHEIGCHTFAHHRVRSAGGLAADLDRNAEYLESVGVARPARNFAFPYNAAWPLARPELRRRYRSCRAGGEAINRGPVDPLMLRAVEIRQPEQHAQTLTRWIDDVVAEPGWLIFFTHDVAPRPTPYGCTPETFDNLVRYAVEKGCRVLPVDEALDRLDW from the coding sequence GCGTTTGTCGACCGGCTGGCCAACCGGGCAATCTGGCGGCTCGCCCGGGCGCGGCGCTCCCTGAAAACGGAGCTCCCGCTGGTCTCCTTCACCTTCGACGACGTGCCGGACAGCGCGCTTCACGAAGGGGCGGCAACACTCGAGCGATACGACGTTCGCGGAACCTTCTACATCGCCGGTGGTCTCGCCGGACAAGTGGAGAAGGACCGGACCCTGATCACGCCGGAAGGATGCGCGGAACTGCTGGCGCGCGGCCACGAGATCGGCTGCCACACCTTCGCGCACCACCGGGTGCGTAGCGCCGGTGGTCTCGCCGCCGATCTCGACCGAAATGCCGAGTATCTGGAGAGCGTCGGCGTCGCCCGGCCGGCGCGCAACTTCGCCTTCCCTTACAACGCCGCCTGGCCCCTGGCGCGCCCCGAACTGCGCCGGCGGTATCGATCCTGCCGCGCCGGCGGCGAGGCCATCAACCGTGGACCCGTGGATCCGCTGATGCTCAGGGCCGTCGAGATCCGCCAGCCCGAGCAGCATGCCCAAACCCTGACCCGATGGATCGACGACGTCGTCGCCGAGCCCGGCTGGCTGATCTTCTTCACGCATGACGTCGCGCCGCGGCCAACGCCCTATGGCTGCACGCCGGAAACCTTCGACAACCTCGTGCGCTATGCCGTTGAAAAGGGCTGCCGCGTGCTTCCGGTCGATGAGGCCCTCGACCGGCTCGATTGGTAG